The genomic region CGTATGAAACTGTATACCAAAATTATCAACAGTATTAAAGAAGATATCGCGAACGGAGTTTACCAACCTGGTGAAAAAATTCCTGCCGAACCAGAATTAATGCAAAAATATGGCGTGGGACGCTCGACCATACGGGAAGCGATTAAAACACTGGCCATCTCGGGAATCCTTAAAGTAAAACAGGGTTCCGGTACTACTGTGACCAGCAATTACCAGGAACTAAATATGGAACAACGCTTGCAACGGGCTGATTTTAAAGATGTCAATGCCGTTCGAAAACTGTTGGAAGAAGAAATCATACGCCTCGCAACTGCCAACCGGACAGAAATACAACTGACCGAAATAACTCAATGTCTGGAACGTCGAAAAACAGCCATACTCGCCGAAAACCCAGAGGAATGTGCCAATGCCGATATCGATTTTCATATGGCGATTGCTTTTGCCTCCGGAAATAAGGTACTCGCCGAATTATACTATGGTTTTACCGTGATTCTGCGCAATTTCTTTGCTGCCCGCGAGCCGAAAGGGATCAGTCAGTTTGCGATGAACCATCACCTGCACGAACAGTTGCTGGAAGCACTAAAATCACAACAGGAAGCCGCCGGAATCGCTACACTCCGAAAAATAC from Flavobacterium sp. WV_118_3 harbors:
- a CDS encoding FadR/GntR family transcriptional regulator, whose amino-acid sequence is MKLYTKIINSIKEDIANGVYQPGEKIPAEPELMQKYGVGRSTIREAIKTLAISGILKVKQGSGTTVTSNYQELNMEQRLQRADFKDVNAVRKLLEEEIIRLATANRTEIQLTEITQCLERRKTAILAENPEECANADIDFHMAIAFASGNKVLAELYYGFTVILRNFFAAREPKGISQFAMNHHLHEQLLEALKSQQEAAGIATLRKILDQNQ